One part of the Apus apus isolate bApuApu2 chromosome 23, bApuApu2.pri.cur, whole genome shotgun sequence genome encodes these proteins:
- the BYSL gene encoding bystin: MPKVRPARGPGPSVPLAEQILRDGAPRARARGKRRGAPAEEEEEEGGGREGYVDARLSRRILEQARRQQEELEAEHGPAAPPRQRSTALGPAVRGPGADSEEDEDEDEWPSLEKAAAAARRSGEYGGEVEVDPEDEKAIEMFMNKNPPLRRTLADIIVEKITEKQTEVETALSEVSGCPMPQLDPRVLEVYRGVREVLSKYRSGKLPKAFKIIPALSNWEQILYITEPEAWTAAAMYQATRIFSSNLKERMAQRFYNLVLLPRIRDDIAEYKRLNFHLYMALKKALFKPAAWFKGILIPLCESGTCTLREAIIIGSILTKCSIPVLHSSAAMLKLAEMQYSGANSIFLRLLIDKKYALPFRVVDALVFHFLAFRTDQRVLPVLWHQSFLAFAQRYKEDLSSEQKEALLELLKFHSHPQISPEIRRELVNSKTRDVEGQQPPVAME, translated from the exons ATGCCCAAGGTCCGCCCGGCGCGGGGCCCCGGCCCCTCGGTACCGCTGGCCGAGCAGATCCTGCGGGATGGGGCTCCCAGAGCCAGGGCGCGGGGGAAGCGGCGCGGAGCCCCggccgaggaggaggaggaggagggtggcgGACGGGAGGGCTACGTGGACGCGCGGCTCTCCCGGCGCATCCTGGAGCAGGCGCGGcggcagcaggaggagctggaggccgagcacggccccgccgctccccccaGGCAGCGCAGCACGGCCTTGG GCCCGGCGGTGCGCGGCCCCGGCGCGGACTcggaggaggatgaggatgaggaTGAGTGGCCTTCGCTGGAGAAGGCGGCAGCGGCGGCCAGACGGAGCGGGGAGTACGGCGGCGAGGTGGAGGTGGACCCCGAGGATGAGAAAGCCATCGAGATGTTCATGAACAAGAACCCACCGCTGAG GCGCACGCTGGCAGACATCATCGTGGAGAAGATCACGGAGAAGCAGACGGAGGTGGAGACGGCGCTGTCGGAGGTCTCGGGCTGTCCCATGCCCCAGCTCGACCCCCGCGTCCTGGAGGTCTACAGGGGGGTCAGGGAG gTGCTGTCCAAGTACAGGAGTGGGAAACTCCCCAAGGCATTTAAAATCATTCCTGCCTTGTCCAACTGGGAGCAGATCCTCTACATCACAGAGCCCGAGGCGTGGACAGCAGCTGCCATGTACCAAGCCACCAG GATATTTTCATCCAACCTGAAGGAGAGGATGGCTCAGAGGTTCTACAACCTGGTGCTGCTGCCGCGGATCAGGGATGACATTGCTGAGTACAAGCGCCTCAATTTTCACctctacatggctttgaagaAGGCTCTGTTCAAGCCAGCAGCCTGGTTCAAAG GGATCCTCATCCCCCTGTGTGAGTCGGGGACCTGCACGCTGCGGGAGGCCATCATCATCGGCAGCATCCTCACCAAGTGCTCCATCCCTGTCCTGCACTCCAG CGCGGCCATGCTGAAGCTGGCTGAGATGCAGTACAGCGGCGCCAACAGCATCTTCCTGCGGCTGCTGATCGACAAGAAGTACGCGCTGCCCTTCCGCGTGGTGGACGCCCTCGTCTTCCACTTCCTGGCCTTCCGCACGGACCAGCGGGTCCTGCCCGTGCTGTGGCACCAGAGCTTCCTGGCCTTCGCCCAGCGCTACAAGGAGGACCTCTCCTCGGAGCAGAAGGAGgctttgctggagctgctcaaGTTCCACAGCCACCCGCAGATCTCGCCGGAGATCCGGAGGGAGCTGGTGAACTCCAAGACGCGGGATGTGGAGGGGCAGCAGCCGCCTGTGGCCATGGAgtga
- the MED20 gene encoding mediator of RNA polymerase II transcription subunit 20, protein MGVTCVSQVPVAEGKSVQQTVEMLTRKLEVLGAEKQGTFCVDCETYHTAASTIGSQGQPGKLMYVMHNSEYPLSCFALFENGPCLVADANFDILMVKLKGFFQNAKANKIESRGTRYQYCDFLVKVGTVTMGPSARGISVEVEYCPCVIANDCWNLLMEFMQSFMGNHTPGIPSVFGTKHDSIYSPSDTVVQYMELFNKIRKQQPVPVAGIR, encoded by the exons ATGGGGGTGACCTG CGTCTCGCAGGTGCCGGTGGCGGAGGGGAAGAGCGTCCAGCAGACGGTGGAGATGCTGACGAGGAAGTtggaggtgctgggggctgaGAAGCAAGGGACTTTCTGCGTGGATTGCGAGACCTACCACACCGCCGCCTCCACCATCGGCAGCCAAG ggcagccaggcaAGCTGATGTACGTGATGCACAACTCTGAGTATCCCCtcagctgctttgctctcttTGAGAACGGTCCCTGCCTCGTCGCAGATGCCAACTTTGACATCCTGATGGTGAAGCTGAAAGGCTTCTTCCAGAATGCCAAGGCCAACAAGATCGAGAGCCGGGGCACCCGCTACCAGTACTGTGACTTCTTGGTGAAGGTGGGCACGGTTACAATGGGGCCCAGTGCCCGTGGGATCTCTGTGGAG GTGGAGTACTGCCCCTGCGTGATCGCCAACGACTGCTGGAACCTGCTGATGGAATTCATGCAGAGCTTCATGGGGAACCACACCCCTGGCATCCCATCTGTCTTTGGCACCAAGCACGACAGCATCTACAGCCCCTCAGACACCGTGGTGCAGTACATGGAGCTCTTCAACAAGATCCGCAAGCAGCAGCCGGTGCCCGTGGCAGGGATCAGGTGA